One stretch of Rosistilla oblonga DNA includes these proteins:
- the tnpA gene encoding IS200/IS605 family transposase, producing MSSTHTNLLFHIVYSTKYRRDMIGADVQPRLYEYIGGVVREHKGILLEVGGMPDHVHLLAKLSPAVAISDVLRFVKANSSKWVNETLAPKLPFAWQRGFGAFSVSASNVLEVTSYIQTQAEHHRKLTFRDEYRALLERHGIEFDERYLFEEEHVA from the coding sequence ATGTCCAGCACGCATACCAACTTGTTATTCCACATCGTTTACAGCACAAAATACCGGCGCGACATGATCGGAGCCGACGTGCAACCACGACTCTACGAATACATCGGCGGCGTGGTCCGGGAACACAAAGGGATCTTGTTGGAAGTCGGAGGCATGCCCGATCATGTGCATCTGCTCGCCAAGCTCAGCCCCGCCGTCGCGATCTCCGACGTGTTGAGGTTTGTAAAAGCGAATTCATCCAAGTGGGTAAATGAAACTCTGGCCCCCAAGCTGCCGTTTGCTTGGCAACGTGGATTCGGTGCATTCTCCGTCAGCGCATCGAACGTCCTCGAAGTGACAAGCTATATCCAGACGCAGGCCGAGCATCATCGAAAGCTGACGTTTCGCGATGAGTATCGAGCTCTTTTAGAACGCCATGGGATCGAGTTCGACGAACGTTATTTGTTCGAAGAGGAACACGTTGCGTGA
- a CDS encoding ABC transporter permease, translating into MASVFALIPLQQVSWLSSWLTPIWILAIGMLLGLVATAAIYLVLAALSRIPALGNLAEDTRKATFVAMGIAIVVAGLGILKTVVFADSPEITVAGEENPTAAHSAYLILPMVGLGVIVGWGLVFGFWKRTIREFFQIAREGITGYLLMALVGFIILGLAPTMLVTDRDKILSSLPAVLESDRWETTITLDPAPADLPADQSPFQRHDLVQYDPEAVSEVVIVSDRTIMIADAESPDNFTMSPQRFESDDPVVWRRGKENPLIRSVLPLPLDPTNGVYFQNREVDPATVKIAIVTKPAAPEALTIWVTAFIVVLLLTAMITIRQAAPQVSAIALATAKSELAQPLYVTLLLIGFAAIVLFIWVPFHTLGEDIKVLKDSGMTLIMIFSIIQAVWSSGTSVSEEIEGRTALTVLSKPVSRQSFMIGKYLGIMWTILLMFVILGLLLMVVTAYKPIYDSRENTTEQPPWQTCHLEMVTTAPGLCLLFMETTLIAGISVAIATRLPVIANFVICFTIYVIGNITSPIVRASAEDNELVRFVGRLIAVVFPNLNTFNVQAAVDAGNPIPPIYLAGAFTYLACFMVVVLVVSLLLFEDRDLA; encoded by the coding sequence ATGGCTTCGGTTTTCGCTTTGATCCCGCTGCAACAAGTTTCTTGGCTTTCGTCGTGGCTGACGCCGATCTGGATCCTTGCCATCGGTATGTTGCTTGGTCTGGTCGCTACCGCAGCGATCTATCTCGTGCTGGCCGCGCTGTCTCGCATTCCCGCCTTGGGGAATCTCGCCGAAGACACCCGCAAAGCGACCTTTGTCGCCATGGGGATCGCGATCGTTGTCGCGGGGCTGGGCATTCTGAAGACGGTTGTCTTTGCCGATTCGCCCGAGATCACTGTCGCGGGGGAGGAGAATCCAACTGCGGCGCACAGCGCTTACCTGATCCTGCCGATGGTCGGCCTGGGCGTGATCGTTGGCTGGGGCTTGGTCTTTGGCTTCTGGAAGCGAACGATCCGAGAGTTCTTTCAGATCGCTCGCGAAGGGATCACCGGATATCTGCTGATGGCTCTCGTCGGATTCATCATCCTGGGGCTCGCCCCCACGATGTTGGTCACCGACCGCGACAAAATCCTCAGCTCGCTGCCTGCGGTATTGGAGAGCGACCGTTGGGAAACCACGATCACGCTCGACCCTGCTCCCGCCGATCTGCCTGCGGATCAATCGCCGTTCCAACGTCATGACCTGGTTCAATACGATCCCGAAGCGGTTTCCGAAGTCGTGATCGTTTCGGACCGCACGATCATGATCGCCGATGCCGAATCGCCCGACAACTTTACGATGAGTCCTCAGCGGTTCGAATCGGACGATCCCGTCGTCTGGCGCCGAGGCAAAGAGAATCCGTTGATCCGTTCGGTCCTGCCGCTGCCGTTGGATCCAACCAATGGCGTCTACTTCCAAAACCGCGAAGTCGATCCGGCGACGGTCAAGATCGCGATCGTGACTAAACCGGCTGCTCCCGAAGCGCTGACGATCTGGGTGACCGCCTTTATTGTCGTGCTGTTGCTGACGGCGATGATCACAATCCGCCAAGCGGCACCGCAAGTCAGTGCGATCGCGTTGGCGACGGCGAAAAGCGAATTGGCTCAGCCGCTGTACGTGACGCTGCTGCTGATCGGTTTCGCCGCGATCGTGCTCTTTATCTGGGTTCCGTTCCACACCTTGGGCGAAGACATCAAAGTCCTCAAGGATTCGGGGATGACGCTGATCATGATCTTCAGCATCATCCAAGCGGTTTGGTCGTCGGGAACCAGCGTCTCCGAAGAGATCGAAGGCCGCACCGCGTTGACCGTGCTCAGCAAGCCGGTCAGTCGTCAATCGTTCATGATCGGCAAGTATCTGGGAATCATGTGGACGATCCTGTTGATGTTTGTGATCTTGGGGCTGCTGTTGATGGTCGTCACCGCCTACAAACCGATCTACGATTCGCGTGAGAACACGACCGAGCAGCCGCCGTGGCAAACCTGCCATCTCGAAATGGTGACCACCGCACCGGGGCTGTGTCTGTTGTTCATGGAGACGACGTTGATCGCCGGTATCAGCGTGGCGATCGCAACCCGATTGCCTGTGATCGCCAACTTCGTGATCTGTTTTACGATCTACGTGATTGGAAACATCACATCGCCCATTGTCAGGGCCTCGGCGGAGGATAACGAGCTGGTCAGATTTGTCGGCCGGTTGATTGCTGTCGTCTTCCCGAACCTGAACACATTTAATGTTCAGGCGGCGGTCGACGCCGGTAATCCGATCCCGCCGATCTATCTCGCCGGCGCGTTCACCTACCTCGCCTGTTTCATGGTCGTCGTGCTAGTCGTCTCGCTGCTGTTGTTCGAAGACCGCGACCTCGCGTAG